The window tttNNNNNNNNNNNNNNNNNNNNNNNNNNNNNNNNNNNNNNNNNNNNNNNNNNATATACTAACTGGAATTGAATTAAAATTGTGTGTAATTACAATAATGAATATTTCTTGATctagagaaagaaaagataggCACTTGCGGtaggaaaaaaaagttttgattcAACCATCTATGTTTGTCCACACCATAGATGGTTTGTCAGCAAGAAAATATTTCTTGACAGGGAGTTTAATCAAGCTTAGCAGCTTCTGAAAATGGCTGCATGGTGTCACAGTATTGCTGCAATATGATGATAGAAGAATTTGGAGCGTGGGAGGTCGCATTATTTATTCACAATAAAATCCTTCCCTGAGTTTTGATCTGGGGAACACATTCACCACCCAGAATATGGTTTAAACCTGTTTGGCGTTGAATGGAGTGTAGCCCACTGGTGGTTGCTTTAGGCCAGATTCTTACAGTTGATTATCTAAACTAAAGAGCACCCAAATGCCAGGTTTGTCATGTGTAACATATGAGTGAATTACTTGTTCAATCTTTTTATCCATATGAAGTTGTTAGGAGCAGTCATGGTTGGAAATTATGGCACCAATACGATATTCATATACTGATTAGTGATCCTCTTATTTAGCAAATCTCTGGTATACCAATTACAGTCATCCACAAACTCCTAATGTTTATTGTGCATCTCCGTCCATGGGTCTATTCCTTGAGCTCTGTGATTGTCATCTCACTACTTTCAGCGATGTTTCCTATGATGGACTTGAGAAGCCTAGTAAAGTCTTTGATCGACGACTTGCTATGTTCAATCTACCAATACCAAGAATCAAGGACACTGATTTCAACTGATTTAAGAAGTGGAGGATAGGTAAGCTGTAAAGGCATACTGAAGTTTCaaataacagaaaattaatctggaataggaaaataaaaggaaatttttagtTTATAAACATGCGAACCCAATCATATTGCACCATCTTGGATTCATGATCATCCAGCTGAAACAACTCAATATTCCTTgggattattctttttggtgaTACTGGAATTCTTGTTGATTGcttgtatttttggaatcactGTTTCCCTATCCTAAACTATTTCTACTCATTTTCTCATACCCCAATACATTTGTTTTTGTGCCCCTAATTCCCCTCACTccccaagagaaaaaaagagaaaattcctgGCCCCACCTTTGGCTACCACTCGCCCCTAGTTTCCATCTACAAGCCTTTTTGATATTGTCCTGTGTTGTCTTAATGCTACAGCGACCTTGAGAGGATTATTtctgaaggggaaaaaaaaaaagatatgccATATGATCATATCTTCAATATGTAGACAAAGAAATCTGCTCTAAACTTACCAGGACTGTTTCTGAAGTACACTGTAGTATGCTAAACATTCCTGCATGGGGTAAAAATTGACAAATAGATTTATTCACCTAGGGAGAACGATGTCCTGTTTCTGATCAATGTGGTATGATGTGAATATGAGGTATCGTTTTATATTTGCTTGTGAAGCAAGAGAATGGAGTTCTGATTTGAGAATTACACTTCACTCTCATCCAACTAAAGTTGGTTCAATGGAGGATGGAAAATGGCCTTGATTTTGGCCTCATCTAGGCGAGGGATTGTTTTAGAATAAGTATAGCTGgaatgatattgaaaaatcggtTCACTAGCGAGAATCAAAGTTTATATGAATCACCATGCATACTGCACGTATACATTTTTAGAATACCTAATTCCTATTTCTACATTGCCTGGATCCATTCCGAATTCTGTAGGATCAATGTATAAAATTGTTGAAGATTGCTGGTAGTGCCATCATTGTATGGATAAGTGTCAATGTTACTTTTCCATTTTTCCATGAGGTATTATTGTCACTGAAGCCAGTTATAGAGGTGATACTACCCAATAAGGTAACTTTGCTTGTTCTTTTCTCCAGTTTGATCCTAATGGAAGACAGTGCTTGACAATGGAGGGTTATAGGGAAATTGGGCAGATAGTACGGAAACTGGCTGATAAGCACAGTGATGGACGCCTTCTCATTGTCCAGGAAGGTGGATATCATATTACATATTCAGCATACTGTGTGCATGCAACACTTGAAGGTGTTCTCAACCTTCCAGCTCCTCTATTATCTGATCCCATTGCTTACTATCCAGAAGATGAGGCCTTAGCAGTCAAAGTTGTTGACTCCATCAAGCAATACTGGAAAAACAATGTATCATTTTTCGGAGAAGATTAATCAATTACTATGTTCACTAAATTAATGTGGAgcaattttcttatattttgtgAAGTTCTATTCAATCGGAAAAAGACCAGTTTGATTGTATATAACCGTAATTTATTGAAATCTTGATGGGATGAATTACCTAGTTTACTTGATCAGGACATGGAACACACACATGATCCAGTATCAGAATTAAGGTCAGGTGGTAAAGTTTCATGTTTCTATCAATTTCTTAGATTACTGTGTGCATTTGTGTTTTCAACTTATGATTTTGATGCATCAAAGGCTGATTACCATGAGACCTGCTTTGCCTCTTTTATGAATCAATTCATCCTGCGCAGTATCTTCTCCAGAGCAGCCTGCATTACTCAGGTTTgtacacctctctctctctctctctctctctctctctctctctctgaccaGTATCAGATCGCTTAAATCAGCCGATCCGTATTGGTATTGACAGTGGCAGCTATTGATTTCTAACCAATCCTATATCGGTTTGACCGTATGAACCAAgggtagaaaaataaaaagaatcgACCTTGGCTGATACCAATACAAACCCGATTCGGCCTATCGATTAGTAGAACCATGTCTTCTTCGAACCTGCAAAAGAAGAATTATAATAGGATAGTTTAATTAACCCACCAaaaacaaaggagagagaggagttgGGGATtgactaaaaaatgaaaaataaaaaataaaaacttgggAAGGGAGGAATGAGAGGTACCCAGAAGATTATGGGATAATGGAAAGCCACGCATCGGCGTTGTGAAGGGACGAATGAGAGTTACCCATTTAATAGAGATTAATGGAATGCCACGCATCGGCTTTTGGAGCGTATGAGAACCTGATCCCGAGTCTTGTGGCACCAGTGTTGGTAAGTGGTGGTCGTTGTTTGAGATACACTCTCAATGATGAAGTGGTTGTTTGACAAATTTGGtgtaagatttgtttgattctCCCTTTCACGGGTAATCTTAGGTATTATTTGACTACATtttgtttctgtcgtttttttcgtttctatgttttcttgttcttagaaacggagaaataacttaaaaagtatttgataaagttattccgtttcacctgtttctataaacataaatcaaaatttatatttatttacaattctaaaaacgACTTTGACTAAACAAGTCGAATTTGTTACGTTGTTTTTATAAActaatttgagagaaaaaaaaagtttgttgtgctcgataaatctctcaactatttaaacataaaaagaggcaatcgagccatctctctcttttgggcatctgatgatactattggggtttttagtagcattatgtctacaaaaaacgtttcgaaaaacaggtttatcaaacactaaaaaaatcactttttttttccaaaaacgtgaaaagtcatttctgctatttctagacacagaaacagcagaaacgttatcaaacggtgccttattATCACTCATTTTCTCACAGGTTGGAaaaatttttcaatattatataAAATCGGGTTGGGAATTGCTACCTCTCACATGGCGATTGTGGCAGTACAAGGACCAACCGGAAGAGGAACACAAGCATCCAATTAAAGGGTAAGGTGGTATTTTCACCTCCTATATAGGGGCATAAGTACATGTGACAAGGTAGTTTTCTTTTCCCCTATAAAATGAATATTGTTGATGTATTAGAAGTGTTTTGGTTAAAgtatttttcctctcttttttttaaccCATAATAAGATATCAccctaaatttcaaaaaatatcaaatGTACCCCTAAAGTCTAACACCGTTAgtttagaaattgaaattactcttttgaccctaaaaccaattatgaataaaaaaggTGCTTCTCATCCTTTTCACCTCTTTTACTCTGTATTTTGAAATACCTTTGAACCCTAGAATGAGATTGCAACAGCCATTGAATGAGATTGGTACTTCCTTCTCGTTGCACATCGGAATCTGAGCCAGAACCATAGGAAAGAAGTCGTCTGCATTACCATTGTCCGTTTTGAGggattggtttgattttccCCAATTGGATCCAGAAGCAACTCAAGCATTGGATCAAATGGTCGACACTCTGAATAAAGGAAGAGAACAATATAGACATTGGCGAGGAATTAGAGAGTTGGAGCGAGGTAATCCAACCTAACCATGACGCATTTAGAATATAGAGAACAAAAAATACATCCGAATGTCTCCATTCCTGAACTAAAGCTCACAAGCATTCGTTTTtccttaactctctctctctctccatttcttttttttatttttattttttttttcctacttggCTTCGGGAAGAACCGATTTGGAGATTGGGAGTGAGATCGAGGCTGAGAACCCTAGAGTCAGGAGGCCAATTTATGCTTTTATCAAGGCCCACATTCTTTGCTAGAATCTACAAGATTTCAGACCAATTCTCAATTGTCTGGAAGGATCAATTTCTTGCTGGTGTTCCCGAAGGATTCTTGTGGTTCTCCCTCCTGTTGTTGGGGTTTGAGGTCACGGCCTACTTCAAGGGTTGGCATTTTGGGACTCCTGACATGCAACTGTAACACATCTTGTCCACGTCCTGGGTCCGAATGGAACTCAAAAGATTTGGTAGAATAGTTCTATTCTCTTATTCGATTACAACTTGAGGGCAACCGAAACAGAgtagggagagagtgagagaagtgaacaagagaagaagatagaataATAGCTCAACACATCTTCAATTTCAAGGGTAaatttatcatttaaaaaatatcaacagTGACACTTCATCACTAGACATTTGCAAGCTAACTGAATGAATTTAAgaatcattattttttcaaaatagggTAAACACTACACGAATAGATGTGTATCCTTGTTATCAAACGTGTTTAATCTAGAAATATATTTTAATCCTTGTTATCAAACGTGTTTtatcttcacccaaaaaaaaagttttgcccTTGCAAAAGTCttccttgaaaaaataaattatgaaaaaaccCTTCTAACTCATAAAACACTTATCTGGAATAGATGTGTTATTCatgaaagtaaataaataaataaataacagaagTGTTACCAAAGTAGCCTACATTACTCACATCTAATGTTATTTCCATTTAGACAGTTGAAGgacaacttttcttttttttatgagaaaaaataataacccACTAATTTTCTTTTTACGAAAAAGCTGGATACCATCAGTGTACCTTAGGCTAGGGTCTACTATATCTCTGTTTTTACCTGTTCAAATGATTCCTTTACAGAAAATGACTTCTTTATCACTTTATATGATATCCCATCTCATGCCTTCATTGGTGCACTAGCTTACCTCACATAGGTGGTGTTTTTATATCTATTAtcctttatttttacttttgaaAAACTAAGTCAATACAGGGTCAAGATGAATATTACATCTAGGGAAGCGCATAATCAGTAatacctctctttctctctctctctctctctctctctctaatgatTAAAGTgctttgctttccctttccttaCCTGTGAAGAAATATGTTATTTCACGCTTCCTAGAAATAATCCCGTTGTTGCCTAGAGCGagagtgtgtgtgagagagaatgGGGCTGTTCTCCAACAGGTATTGTTCTCTTCAATTTCCTAAGATGGAGTCTCTCTTGAGTTGATGTTTGAGTGGTTTTattgattaatttttttccttcttaattaATATCTATGATCCAAAGCAGGATCGACAGAGGCAGCTTGAATCCAGGCGATCACATCTATACATGGAGGAAAGCTTTTGTTTACGCCCATcacggtctctctctctctctttctcccttaattACTTAGGATCACATCCCATCTCTTCGGCGAGAGGGCTTATacatataaattttaaatttagagGTGGTGCAAGAAAATTCTCTTAAATTTTATTCTCCCTTAGATCGAAGCTTAGACGATATCCTTATAGTTTATCCTTATGGATGCAGGCATCTATGTTGGAAATGATAAGGTAATCCActtcaccagaggaagaggTCAAGAAGGGGGGACTAAAACTGTGTGGGATGTTTTTCAATTCAGCTCTGTACCACCCCAATTTCAGCTCTGTTCCACCTGCTCACCATTAGAAGAAAGTCATGGAGTAGTCTCTCACTGTCTAGATTGCTTTCTTGCTGGTGGTAACCTGGAACGTTTCGAGTATGGTGTTAGTCGTGCTGTCTTTCTAGCAAACATAAGGGGTGGAACATGTACCACTGCTCTCTCAAACCCAGATGATATTGTAATCCATAGAGCAACCTATCTGCTTAAAAATGGCTTTGGATCTTACAATGTTTTCAAGAACAACTGTGAAGATTTTGCCATATATTGTAAGACAAGTCTGGTTGTTGTCAATCAAGAAGGATTTAGTCAGAGTGGCCAAGcaacatcattaataggtgcaTCTGTTTCTGCCGCCTTGGAATCACCCTTGCGCCCTGTTACCTCCAACATCTATGGGATAGCAGCAATAACAATCAGGTGCTACTGTTCACAACGGTATGCTTCAGATGTTGGCATGAGGAAAGATGTGGAGGAGGTAGCAGTGGAAGATCTCAGTAATTACTGTGCTTGGTATGATTTCATTAATGCACCAACAACCGAGCTTCTACATAAAGAAGTACCAATAGACAATCCCACCCATGATTTACAAGAATTGCAAAAAGAGGTGGGAGGGTTGCGAGAGGAGGTGCAAGGGTTGCGTAAGGAGTTGCGGGAGTTACGAGAGGTGTTATGGAGGTTGCAGCAGGAAGAGCGTAGTCGGAAAATTAGATTCGACGAAATAGAAAAGCTTGTTGCATCAATGAAGCTtatttgtcattttttattagttttttttgttGTATTTGTAGCAATTTGTATTGGCCAAAAAATGTGAAAATCTGATGTACTTAAATGGGATGTTGATAATGAAATGGTTTTATTTTGATGAAGTATTTGTTTCCACTTAAATACTTTTgcactttattttcttcttactGCCATGTCTTAATTCATCTTGATTTGTGGTAAATCAAAGTTCATGAGTTTTCAGCTACACAAAATAATGACAAATGCAGGATATGGCAATCAAAATATATCCATGAAATTGGCATTTTGATGCAGAGTTTTAACTTCTATGCTTACAACCATCTCTTCCTTCTAATGTCTCCCTTTGTAGGGGAGAACTGGTAGGTCAACTGCTTACTGCcctcattattttattttttatttttttgtgctaacaatgggtatccaggtcttcggcttgactagtcaCGCTAccctatactgaccccacaaccgcaagCCCATACTGACTAGTCTACTTCGGCTTACTGCCCTCATCAACTTGccttaattgggataaggtagTCTTAGCTTTCCAAGGCATTCAAATGGCATTATTCAAGATTGGCCTGAGTTTTGGTGTGTTGCTCTTGCTAGGCTATTGTTAGTTCGACACAATGTATTGAAACTAGACAAATTTTGATGACAAGGGCACAATTTTATCACAAAATATTAGTTGTTTTCCGGTGTGATGAAGAACTCAATATTCCTTgggattattctttttggtgaTACTGGAATTCTTGTTGATTGcttgtatttttggaatcactGTTTCCCTATCCTAACCTATTTCTACTCATTTTCTCATACCCCAATACATTTGTTTTTGTGCCCCCAAATCCCCCCAccccaagagaaaaaaagagaaaattcctgGCCCCACCTTTGGCTACCACTCGCCCCTAGTTTCCATCTACAAGCCTTTTTGATATTGTCC is drawn from Macadamia integrifolia cultivar HAES 741 chromosome 7, SCU_Mint_v3, whole genome shotgun sequence and contains these coding sequences:
- the LOC122083716 gene encoding protein LEAD-SENSITIVE 1-like isoform X1, with the protein product MGLFSNRIDRGSLNPGDHIYTWRKAFVYAHHGIYVGNDKVIHFTRGRGQEGGTKTVWDVFQFSSVPPQFQLCSTCSPLEESHGVVSHCLDCFLAGGNLERFEYGVSRAVFLANIRGGTCTTALSNPDDIVIHRATYLLKNGFGSYNVFKNNCEDFAIYCKTSLVVVNQEGFSQSGQATSLIGASVSAALESPLRPVTSNIYGIAAITIRCYCSQRYASDVGMRKDVEEVAVEDLSNYCAWYDFINAPTTELLHKEVPIDNPTHDLQELQKEVGGLREEVQGLRKELRELREVLWRLQQEERSRKIRFDEIEKLVASMKLICHFLLVFFVVFVAICIGQKM
- the LOC122083716 gene encoding protein LEAD-SENSITIVE 1-like isoform X2, whose protein sequence is MDAGIYVGNDKVIHFTRGRGQEGGTKTVWDVFQFSSVPPQFQLCSTCSPLEESHGVVSHCLDCFLAGGNLERFEYGVSRAVFLANIRGGTCTTALSNPDDIVIHRATYLLKNGFGSYNVFKNNCEDFAIYCKTSLVVVNQEGFSQSGQATSLIGASVSAALESPLRPVTSNIYGIAAITIRCYCSQRYASDVGMRKDVEEVAVEDLSNYCAWYDFINAPTTELLHKEVPIDNPTHDLQELQKEVGGLREEVQGLRKELRELREVLWRLQQEERSRKIRFDEIEKLVASMKLICHFLLVFFVVFVAICIGQKM